AGTTCGACAAGGACACCTACAAGGTCTCCGGCGGGCTCCACGGCGTCGGCGTGAGCTGCGTCAACGCGCTCTCGAACAAGCTGACGGTCACGATCCGCCGCGAGGGGCACGTCTGGCAGCAGACCTACGAGCGCGGCGTGCCGGTCACCGGGCTCCAGAAGCTCCGCCCGATGGAGGACGCCGAGGAGACGGGCACCCACGTCCACTTCTGGCCCGACGACTCGATCTTCCTCGCCACCGAGTACCGCTTCGAGACGCTCTCGGACCGGATGCGCGAGCTGGCCTACCTCAACCGCGGCCTCCAGATCACGATCGAGGACCGGCGCGAGGAGGACGACGAACTCCGCGCCGAGACCTACCACTCCGAGGGCGGCCTGACCGAGTTCGTCGCCTACCTCGACGAAGCCCGCGAGGCGATCCTCGAACACACGATCTCCATCGAGGGTGACAACGGCGAGGTGCCGATCGAGCTGGCGATGCGCTACAACGCGAGCTACACCGAGAACGTCCTCTCGTTCGTCAACAACATCAACACGCACGAGGGCGGGACGCACATCTCGGGCTTCCGCAGGGCGCTCACGCGGACGCTCAAGACCTACGCCGAGAAGGGCGGCCTCCTCAAAAACGTCAAGGTGGACCTCTCGGGCGACGACTTTCGCGAGGGCCTGACGGCCGTCCTGTCGGTCAAGGTCGCCGAGCCGCAGTTCGAGGGGCAGACCAAGACCAAGCTCGGCAACTCCGAGGTCCAGGGCGCGGTCGAGAGCCTCGTCGGCGAGAAACTGGCCGAGTGGCTGGACGACCACCCGAACGACGCCAAGCGGATCATCCAGAAGGTGACGCTCTCGGCGCAGGCCCGGGCCGCGGCGCGCAAGGCCCGCGAGCTCGTGCAGCGCAAGAACGCCTTCGGCGGGGCCGGGCTGCCGGGCAAGCTCGCCGACTGCGCCTCCAAAGACCCCGCCGAGAGCGAAGTCTTTCTCGTCGAGGGCGACTCCGCCGGCGGCTCGGCCAAGCAGGCCCGCGACCGGCACTTCCAGGCCATCCTCCCGCTGCGCGGCAAGATCCTCAACGTCGAGAAGGCGCGGCTCGACAAGATCCTCGACAACGAGGAGATCAAGAACATCGTCACCGCGCTCGGGACCGGCCTGGCGACGGGCGTCGAGGCCGAGGAGTTCAGCACGGACAACCTGCGCTACCACAAGATCGTGCTGATGACCGACGCCGACGTGGACGGCGCGCACATCCGCACGCTCCTGCTGACGCTCGTCTACCGCTACCTCCGGCCGCTGATCGAGCAGGGCTACGTCTACATCGCGCAGCCGCCGCTCTACCGGGCCAAGAAGGGCAAGGAGGAGCACTACTGCTGGACCGACGCCGAGCTGGAGCAGATCGTCGAGCAGTTCGGCGGGAGCCGGGGCGTCGCCGTGCAGCGCTACAAGGGCCTCGGCGAGATGAACCCCGAGCAGCTATGGGAGACGACGATGGACCCGGCCACGCGCGTCCTGCAGATCGTGACGGTCGAGGACGCCGCCGCCGCCGACCGCGTCTTCTCGACGCTCATGGGCGACGCCGTCGAGCCGCGGCGGAAGTTCATCGAGCGCAACGCCCGCTACGCGACGATTGACACATGAGGATGGAGAAGAGAGGATAGACGATGGCTCACCCTACGCTATCATTCGACGAGCCAGTGGAGTGGCAGGACCTCATCGACCACCCGGCGCTGGAAGACGTACCGTTCAAGATCGAGCTAGATGAGCGGGGCTGCATCGTGCTGGCGAGTCCGTTCAGTGTTCAGCGCGGTCGGATGAAAGCTCGCCTAGCCCGAGCGCTCGACGCGGCGTGCGGAGACGTGGTGACCTTCGACGCAGCAGTACCGATGGGTCGAGGAGTCTGTGTGGCGGACGTGGCGTGGACGGAACCGTCGTTTTTCTCCGAGCACGAGGACGGCATCTTGTTCCCGACCGCGCCCCCGATCTGCGCTGAGATCAAGTCACCCTCGAACACGGAGGCGGAGATGGAGGAGAAGGTGACGCTCTACCTCGCCAAAGGCGCGACCGAGGTGTGGATCTGCGACCTCGAAGGGCGCGTCACGTTCTTCGGGCACGAGGGTGAGCGCGGGCGGTCCACCCTCGCCCCGGACTTCCCGAGCCAGATCTAGGCAGGGAGCGATGCTGCGCGTCCTCTGCCTGCTGTTGCTCTGCGCACCGGTGGCGGCGCAGCCGTTCGAGACAATCGAGGTGGGGCTGAGCGGCGTGGGGACCGTCGCCGACGCGCCGTTCACGGACTTCTGGGACCCCGGCCCCGGAATCGAGGTGTGGGCCGCGACGCCGTTCTACCTCGGCGACTTCCGGCTCGGGCTGGCGGCGGCGTGGCACACGGCGAGCGGTGCGGCGGCAGACCCTGCGGTGCCGGACTTCGTCTCGTTCTACACCTCCGCCGGGTGGAGTGTCGGAATCGGACTCCCCGGCGGGGTGCAGCTTGCGCCGGGCGTGCGCGTCGGCCTCTTCAACATGCGCTTCGACACCGACGACCCGGCGGCCGTCCGCAGCGAGGCCGAACTGACGGCCGGCTTCGACCTCCGCGCGAGCGTGCCCATTGCCTCGGGGTGGCGGCTGACGGCAGGCGGCTCGGCGGTGCGGATGTTTACGGCCGAGCGGATCGACCTCGGGTTTGTGCAGGTCGGCGTGAGCCGGGCGTTTCGCACGCCGGAGTGGCTGCGGGAGGCGCTGCGATGACGCTGGCCGTGCTCGCCCTCGTGGCCTCGCTCAGCGCGGCCGACACGACGCAGCGCGCCCTGCCCGACCCGGGGCGGCAGGTCGTCACGCGGGCCGAGATCGAGGCGGCCGGGCTCTACCGGCTGCCGGACCTCTTCCGGCTCATCGACGGCATGCGGACAGCGACCGTGGACGGGTTCACCTGGCGCACCAGCTTTGGCGGCGCGGAGCCGTTCGGAGCCGAGACCTGGACGCTGCTCGTCGACGGTGAGCGGATCGAGATGGGCCTGTTCGGCGAGCAGAACCTGTCGCTCGTGCCGGTGGCCGTCACGCAGGTCGACTCGGTCGAGGTGTGGACGCAGCCGCGCCTCGTGGCGGGCACGCTCGCGCACGGCGGCGTCCTCCACATCCACACCACCCGGACCGAGCGGGGCGGCGCAGCGCGAGGCGGCGTCGCCATCGGCAACGAGATCGGCGACCCCGGCCCGTTCCGCTACGTGCCGGAGCTGGCGAGCCGGAACGTGGACAAGTTCGGGGCCGACTATGAGGCGCGCGCGGGCTACGGCGCGCCGCTGTGGCGGGCGCAGGCGCGGTTCAAGCTCCTCCGGTTCTACGCCACCGACTTTGCCGCCTTCGACCGCAACCTCGACGCGCTCGGCGCGAACCCGGCGCTCCGGCTCTTGGCCCCAGCGCTCCGGGTGGAAGCCGACGCGCTCGGCGGGACGCACGCCCTCAGCCTCCTCGGCGGCGGGGCCAACGACCTGTGGTTCTTCCAGCCGCTCGGGCGCGAGATCCCGGTGCGGCGGCTGTGGGGGCAGGCCGGGCTCCACGGGCGCGTCCCCATCGCGGCGCGGACCACGCTCGGCTACCGGCTCGCCCTCGCCGAGGACCGCCTCGACGCGTGGGACGGCGCGGCGCTCGGCCTCGACCCGAACTGGCAGCGGCGGACGCTCCGCGCCGGACTCGACGGGCAGCGGCGGTTCGGGGGCTACACGGCGACGCTCGGCGGCGAGGTCCGGCGCGTGACCTCGGACGCGGTGGAGGGCTTCACGCTCGGGACGGTCACCGGGCAGGTCGTGCGCACGGTGGCAGGTCAGCGGCAGCATCTCGACGCAGCGCTGGCGGTGGCAGGCGGCGAGGTCGGGGCGAGCGCCGTGCTCGGGACGCGGCACGCGGTCGGGCAGTGGACGCTCGGCGCGGCGGCGGCCCTCACGCAGCGGCTCCCCGAGGAGCAGCCCCGGTTCAGCTTCTGGCAGGTGCGCGGGTTCGACGCGTTCGACGCGACCGTCGACGTGCGGCAGCCGGCTGGGCTGGAGAGAACAACGGAGCTATCGCTGCACCTCGACGCGATCGCTCGCCCGGTACCATCCCTTACGCTAGAGACGCACGCTGTGGTGCGGAGCGTCCACGGCCTCACGGTCGAGGCCCAACCGACGGCCCCTGACCCGGACGCGTTCGACAGCCCTCGGCTGCTTCTAGTCGCACCGGACGAGACCGGTCTGACTGCGGGCGGGCGCGTCGCCGTGCGCTGGGAGCGTAGTGGGCGGCGGGTCCGCCTGCACTGGGACGGGCAGGGGCCGGTGGGCGGCGATGCGTTCTTTCAGCGTGCGTGGGAGGCCGTGCCCGCGCACCGGTTCGGGGCAGACGCTGCACTCACCGTGGAGAGCTTCACGGTCGCCGGGGCCCTGATCCATCGCACCTCGGCGCGCTGGCCCGCCTATGCGCCGCCGTTCGTCAACGCAGGCAGCGGGCTGTACGACGCCACCGTGCCAGCGGCGTGGCTCCTCGACGCCTCGCTCGAGAAGTGGCTCTGGCAGCGGCGGCTCCGCGGGAGCCTACTCTTCCGCAACCTCCTCAACCAGGAGGAGCGCTACCACCCCGTCGGCGCGGCCCTCGACCTGCGGTTCTACCTCCGACTCGAAGTAAATCTCTAGCTCCGACCCTCCACCCCGAATCGCCCCCACGAACGCGGTGGTCCGTAGCTTCGACTCCCGACCCGCGACATCCTGACTCCCGACCCTCCATGTCCGATTCGCTCCGCGTTGGCGTCCTCACGGGCGGCGGCGACTGCCCCGGCCTCAACGCCGTCATCCGCGCCGTCACCAAGAGCCTCATCCTCCGCGACGGGGCTACGGTCATCGGCTTCGAGGACGGTTTCGAGGGGCTGATCGAGCGCCGCGCTCGGACGCTCTCCTACCGCGACGTCTCGGGCCTGCTCACCGTCGGCGGCACGATCCTCGGCACCTCCAACAAGGCCAACCCCTTCGAATACTTCGGGCGCGACGGAGCCGACGTGTCGGACGAGGTGCTGGACTACGTCCGCGAGATCAAGCTCGACGCCCTCGTCGCGATTGGCGGGGACGGGACGATGTCGATCTGCCACGGCCTCCAGGAGAAAGGGCTGAACGTCGTCGGCGTCCCGAAGACGATCGACAACGACCTTGTCGGGACCGACCGGACGTTCGGGTTCGACACCGCCGTCGCAATTGCGACCGAGGCCCTCGACCGGCTGCACTCGACGGCCCAGAGCCACCACCGGGTGATGGTCCTGGAGACGATGGGCCGCTACGCCGGGTGGATCGCGCTCTACGCCGGCCTCGCCAGCGGTGCCGACGTGGTGCTGATCCCCGAGTTCGAGTACGACGTGGACGAGGTGGCCCGCGTCTGCCGGCGGCGCGA
This DNA window, taken from Bacteroidota bacterium, encodes the following:
- a CDS encoding Uma2 family endonuclease, giving the protein MAHPTLSFDEPVEWQDLIDHPALEDVPFKIELDERGCIVLASPFSVQRGRMKARLARALDAACGDVVTFDAAVPMGRGVCVADVAWTEPSFFSEHEDGILFPTAPPICAEIKSPSNTEAEMEEKVTLYLAKGATEVWICDLEGRVTFFGHEGERGRSTLAPDFPSQI
- the gyrB gene encoding DNA topoisomerase (ATP-hydrolyzing) subunit B produces the protein MADETLNLHGNDESVRVPVPPSGRYEADNIQVLEGLEAVRKRPAMYIGDVGVRGLHHLVYEVVDNSIDEALAGYCDRVEVQIHEDNSVSVWDNGRGIPVGMHKKENRPAVEVVMTVLHAGGKFDKDTYKVSGGLHGVGVSCVNALSNKLTVTIRREGHVWQQTYERGVPVTGLQKLRPMEDAEETGTHVHFWPDDSIFLATEYRFETLSDRMRELAYLNRGLQITIEDRREEDDELRAETYHSEGGLTEFVAYLDEAREAILEHTISIEGDNGEVPIELAMRYNASYTENVLSFVNNINTHEGGTHISGFRRALTRTLKTYAEKGGLLKNVKVDLSGDDFREGLTAVLSVKVAEPQFEGQTKTKLGNSEVQGAVESLVGEKLAEWLDDHPNDAKRIIQKVTLSAQARAAARKARELVQRKNAFGGAGLPGKLADCASKDPAESEVFLVEGDSAGGSAKQARDRHFQAILPLRGKILNVEKARLDKILDNEEIKNIVTALGTGLATGVEAEEFSTDNLRYHKIVLMTDADVDGAHIRTLLLTLVYRYLRPLIEQGYVYIAQPPLYRAKKGKEEHYCWTDAELEQIVEQFGGSRGVAVQRYKGLGEMNPEQLWETTMDPATRVLQIVTVEDAAAADRVFSTLMGDAVEPRRKFIERNARYATIDT
- a CDS encoding ATP-dependent 6-phosphofructokinase, producing MSDSLRVGVLTGGGDCPGLNAVIRAVTKSLILRDGATVIGFEDGFEGLIERRARTLSYRDVSGLLTVGGTILGTSNKANPFEYFGRDGADVSDEVLDYVREIKLDALVAIGGDGTMSICHGLQEKGLNVVGVPKTIDNDLVGTDRTFGFDTAVAIATEALDRLHSTAQSHHRVMVLETMGRYAGWIALYAGLASGADVVLIPEFEYDVDEVARVCRRREQGGQRFTIIAMAEGAKPVGGEMAVLKLVEGSPDPVRLGGACQVLGRALEHHLDSEIRTTILGHVQRGGTPTAYDRILSTAFGEAAARCIADQSYGVMVALQNGTMARVPLAEVAHKVRTVPQSHDMVQAALAVGTSFGVAM